From Deinococcus aquaticus, one genomic window encodes:
- the groES gene encoding co-chaperone GroES, whose translation MLKPLGDRVLVEIIEEAEQKTAGGLYVPDTAKEKSQRGKVVAVGSGKVLDNGTRIALDVKEGDTVYFAKYGGTEVSLEGKNYSILAERDILAIVE comes from the coding sequence ATGCTGAAACCCTTAGGTGACCGCGTTCTGGTTGAAATCATCGAGGAAGCCGAGCAGAAGACTGCCGGCGGCCTGTACGTCCCCGACACCGCCAAAGAGAAAAGCCAGCGCGGCAAGGTCGTCGCCGTCGGCAGCGGCAAGGTCCTCGACAACGGCACCCGCATTGCCCTCGACGTGAAAGAAGGCGACACCGTCTACTTCGCCAAGTACGGCGGCACCGAAGTCAGCCTCGAAGGCAAGAACTACTCCATCCTCGCCGAACGCGACATCCTCGCCATCGTCGAGTAA
- the groL gene encoding chaperonin GroEL (60 kDa chaperone family; promotes refolding of misfolded polypeptides especially under stressful conditions; forms two stacked rings of heptamers to form a barrel-shaped 14mer; ends can be capped by GroES; misfolded proteins enter the barrel where they are refolded when GroES binds), with translation MAKQLVFDEQARRALERGVNAVANAVKVTLGPRGRNVVIEKKFGSPTITKDGVTVAKEVELEDKLENIGAQLLKEVASKTNDITGDGTTTATVLGQAIVKEGLRNVAAGANPLALKRGIDKAVLVAIDEIKKLAVPVEDSEAIKKVAGISANDEQVGEEIANAMDKVGKEGVITIEESKGFDTEVDVVEGMQFDKGYISPYFITSPDTMEAVLEDAYILIYEKKVSALKDLLPVLEKVAQTGRPLLIIAEDVEGEALATLVVNKLRGTLNIAAVKAPGFGDRRKEMLRDIAAVTGGEVVSEDLGHKLENTSMEMLGRATRVRITKDETTIVDGKGEQAQIDARVNAIKGELDTTDSDYAKEKLQERLAKLAGGVAVIRVGAATETELKEKKHRYEDALSTARSAVEEGIVSGGGTTLLRIIPAVRKAAEALSGDEATGARILIRALEEPARQIAANAGEEGSVIVNAVINSDKPRFGFNAATGEYVDDMVAAGIVDPAKVTRTALQNAASIGALILTTEAIVSDKPEKASTAPAGGADMGGMDF, from the coding sequence ATGGCCAAGCAACTCGTGTTTGATGAACAAGCCCGCCGCGCCCTCGAACGAGGCGTGAACGCCGTCGCCAACGCCGTCAAAGTGACCCTCGGGCCGCGCGGCCGTAACGTCGTCATCGAGAAGAAATTCGGCAGCCCCACCATCACCAAGGACGGCGTCACCGTCGCCAAGGAAGTCGAACTCGAGGACAAACTCGAGAACATCGGCGCGCAGCTGCTGAAAGAAGTCGCCAGCAAGACCAACGACATCACGGGTGACGGCACCACCACCGCCACCGTGCTCGGCCAGGCCATCGTGAAAGAAGGCCTGCGTAACGTCGCCGCCGGCGCCAACCCCCTCGCCCTGAAACGCGGCATCGACAAGGCCGTCCTGGTCGCCATCGACGAGATCAAGAAACTCGCCGTGCCCGTCGAGGACAGCGAAGCCATCAAGAAAGTCGCCGGCATCAGCGCCAACGACGAGCAGGTCGGCGAGGAAATCGCCAACGCGATGGACAAGGTCGGCAAGGAAGGCGTCATCACCATCGAGGAGTCCAAGGGCTTCGACACCGAAGTGGACGTCGTGGAAGGCATGCAGTTCGACAAGGGCTACATCAGCCCCTACTTCATCACCAGCCCCGACACCATGGAAGCCGTCCTTGAAGACGCCTACATCCTCATTTACGAGAAGAAAGTCAGCGCCCTGAAAGACCTGCTGCCCGTCCTCGAGAAAGTCGCGCAGACCGGCCGCCCCCTGCTGATCATCGCCGAGGACGTCGAAGGCGAAGCGCTGGCCACCCTGGTCGTCAACAAACTGCGCGGCACCCTGAACATCGCCGCCGTCAAGGCCCCCGGCTTCGGCGACCGCCGCAAGGAAATGCTGCGCGATATCGCCGCCGTCACCGGCGGGGAAGTCGTCAGCGAAGACCTGGGCCACAAGCTGGAGAACACCAGCATGGAAATGCTCGGCCGCGCCACCCGCGTCCGCATCACCAAAGACGAAACCACCATCGTCGACGGTAAAGGCGAGCAGGCCCAGATCGACGCCCGCGTCAACGCCATCAAGGGCGAACTGGACACCACCGACAGCGACTACGCCAAGGAAAAACTCCAGGAACGCCTCGCCAAACTGGCCGGCGGCGTCGCCGTCATCCGCGTCGGCGCAGCCACCGAAACGGAACTCAAAGAGAAGAAGCACCGCTACGAGGACGCCCTGAGCACCGCCCGCAGCGCGGTCGAGGAAGGCATCGTCTCCGGCGGCGGCACCACGCTGCTGCGCATCATCCCCGCCGTCCGCAAGGCCGCCGAGGCCCTCAGCGGTGACGAAGCCACCGGCGCCCGCATCCTGATCCGCGCGCTCGAAGAACCCGCCCGCCAGATCGCCGCGAACGCCGGCGAGGAAGGCAGCGTCATCGTGAACGCCGTCATCAACAGCGACAAGCCCCGCTTCGGCTTCAACGCCGCCACCGGCGAGTACGTCGACGACATGGTCGCCGCCGGCATCGTCGACCCCGCCAAGGTCACCCGCACCGCGCTGCAGAACGCCGCCAGCATCGGCGCGCTGATCCTCACCACCGAAGCCATCGTCAGCGACAAGCCCGAGAAGGCCTCCACCGCACCCGCCGGCGGCGCTGACATGGGCGGCATGGACTTCTAA
- a CDS encoding benzoate/H(+) symporter BenE family transporter, whose translation MTVMPAPSRSFWQDSNSGAVLSGLITMLIGWAGPNVLIYSVAQAAHLSDGAAMSWLWAHALLAGLTGILLSLRTRMPVLITWSTPGIAFLVTALPGIPFPEAVGAFITSGVLVVLLGTFGPLTRALQGIPAPLAAALNAAILLPFGFRALQAFGETPALVGVMILTYFALRQLAPRWAVAGVLLVGVIASAALNLWHPAPVALALTRPEFVMPAFSLHATLNLALPLTLLAFTGQFVPGFGVLKTNGYEPAPGPILRACGVASVAAAFAGCHNLTLGALLANIVSGPEAHPDAQRRYTAAVWAGVFNIGVGLFAGTFLHLMGILPAQAIAALAGLALLSAVGSSLQGAFQGAAAGQLAAPVVLLVTLSGITPLGIGAAFWGILAGLAVHWTEQRRVVPRAPLKTEHAPPT comes from the coding sequence ATGACCGTTATGCCCGCCCCGTCCCGTTCGTTCTGGCAGGATTCCAATTCCGGCGCGGTTCTCAGTGGCCTGATCACCATGCTGATCGGCTGGGCCGGGCCGAACGTGCTGATCTACTCGGTCGCGCAGGCCGCGCACCTGAGTGACGGCGCGGCCATGTCGTGGTTGTGGGCGCACGCGCTGCTGGCGGGCCTGACCGGCATTCTGCTGAGCCTCAGGACGCGCATGCCGGTCCTGATCACCTGGAGTACGCCGGGGATCGCGTTCCTGGTGACGGCGCTGCCCGGCATTCCCTTTCCGGAGGCGGTCGGGGCATTCATCACCAGCGGGGTGCTGGTTGTGCTGCTGGGCACCTTCGGCCCCCTGACGCGGGCGTTACAGGGCATCCCTGCGCCGCTGGCGGCCGCGCTGAACGCCGCGATTCTGCTGCCGTTCGGGTTCCGGGCCCTGCAGGCGTTCGGGGAGACCCCGGCGCTGGTGGGCGTGATGATCCTCACGTACTTCGCGTTGCGGCAACTCGCGCCGCGCTGGGCGGTGGCGGGCGTGCTGCTGGTCGGCGTGATCGCCAGCGCCGCCCTGAACCTGTGGCACCCGGCCCCCGTGGCGCTGGCCCTGACCCGCCCGGAGTTCGTGATGCCTGCTTTCAGCCTGCACGCCACCCTGAACCTCGCGCTGCCGCTGACGCTGCTGGCCTTCACGGGGCAGTTCGTGCCGGGGTTCGGCGTGCTGAAAACCAACGGGTACGAGCCCGCGCCGGGGCCGATCCTGCGGGCCTGCGGGGTGGCCAGCGTGGCGGCTGCGTTCGCCGGCTGCCACAACCTGACGCTGGGCGCGCTGCTGGCCAACATCGTCAGCGGCCCCGAGGCGCACCCGGACGCGCAGCGGCGCTACACGGCCGCCGTGTGGGCCGGGGTGTTCAACATTGGCGTGGGCCTGTTCGCCGGGACGTTCCTGCACCTGATGGGGATCCTGCCCGCGCAGGCCATTGCCGCGCTGGCCGGGCTGGCCCTGCTGTCCGCTGTGGGCAGCAGCCTCCAGGGGGCCTTTCAGGGCGCGGCGGCAGGGCAACTGGCCGCGCCCGTGGTGCTGCTCGTGACGCTCAGCGGGATCACGCCGCTGGGGATCGGGGCGGCCTTCTGGGGCATTCTGGCCGGACTGGCCGTCCACTGGACCGAGCAGCGCCGCGTCGTCCCCCGCGCTCCGCTGAAAACAGAACACGCCCCGCCCACTTGA
- a CDS encoding PLP-dependent aminotransferase family protein, with translation MPPHPTLPDAPRWAALLTGWRRNPTAPTLQGRLTSTLQTLISTGQLSPGERLPAERPLAALLGLSRNTVAQALDDLAASGWVTRRVGSGTHVSGSAPRTAPLLTLRTPVSPAHPGPHPIHLTQAGPAELDFTIAVPLLTEPQRQRLREATLDAFQESLYHPLGLPDLRACIAEMYATQGLPTTPEQIIVTSGAQQAISLTATTLLRRGDHALLESPTYFGAIDVFRAAGATLTGVPITPHGVNPDTFMTLARTHAPRLAFLTPTYQNPTGTVLPTHARARLAAFIHDTHLPTIEDDTLTDLSFDPHDHPGSPPPRLSAHAPDAPIINVGSLSKLYWAGLRVGWMRVPHTLTAPLTQAKTLADFGGSQPAQHAALHLLQNLPTLRQERRDAITPARDHLAYLLRTHLPDWTFNTPHGGQFLWVQLPTPTASAYTHHAARHGLRLFPGASMGVDPLPDQYLRLPFTLHPDHIPEAVTRLSRAWAEFTSRGSERLA, from the coding sequence GTGCCCCCCCACCCCACCCTGCCAGACGCACCCCGCTGGGCCGCCCTGCTGACCGGATGGCGCCGCAACCCCACCGCACCCACCCTCCAGGGCCGCCTGACCAGCACCCTGCAAACCCTGATCAGCACCGGCCAGCTCAGCCCCGGCGAACGCCTCCCCGCCGAACGCCCCCTGGCCGCCCTGCTCGGCCTCAGCCGCAACACCGTCGCCCAGGCCCTCGACGACCTCGCCGCCAGCGGCTGGGTCACCCGGCGCGTCGGCAGCGGCACCCACGTCTCAGGCAGCGCCCCCCGCACCGCGCCCCTCCTCACACTCCGCACGCCCGTCAGCCCCGCCCACCCCGGCCCGCACCCCATCCACCTCACCCAGGCCGGCCCGGCCGAACTGGACTTCACCATCGCCGTCCCCCTCCTCACCGAACCCCAACGCCAGCGCCTGCGCGAAGCCACCCTGGACGCCTTCCAGGAAAGCCTCTACCACCCACTCGGCCTCCCGGACCTGCGCGCCTGCATCGCCGAAATGTACGCCACGCAGGGCCTCCCCACCACACCCGAACAGATCATCGTCACCAGCGGCGCACAGCAGGCCATCTCCCTCACCGCCACCACCCTCCTGCGCCGCGGCGACCACGCCCTCCTCGAAAGCCCCACGTACTTCGGAGCCATCGACGTCTTCCGCGCCGCCGGCGCCACCCTCACCGGCGTCCCGATCACCCCACACGGCGTGAACCCCGACACGTTCATGACCCTCGCCCGCACCCACGCACCCCGACTCGCGTTCCTCACCCCCACCTACCAGAACCCCACCGGCACCGTCCTCCCCACCCACGCCCGCGCCCGCCTCGCCGCGTTCATTCACGACACGCACCTCCCCACCATCGAAGACGACACCCTCACCGACCTCAGCTTCGACCCCCACGACCACCCAGGCAGCCCCCCACCCCGCCTCAGCGCACACGCCCCAGACGCCCCCATCATCAACGTCGGCTCCCTCTCAAAACTGTACTGGGCAGGCCTCCGCGTCGGCTGGATGCGCGTCCCCCACACCCTCACCGCGCCCCTCACACAGGCCAAAACCCTCGCCGACTTCGGCGGCAGCCAACCCGCCCAGCACGCCGCACTCCACCTCCTCCAGAACCTCCCCACCCTCCGCCAGGAACGCCGCGACGCCATCACCCCCGCCCGCGACCACCTCGCCTACCTCCTGCGCACCCACCTCCCCGACTGGACCTTCAACACCCCCCACGGCGGCCAGTTCCTCTGGGTACAACTCCCCACCCCCACCGCCAGCGCCTACACCCACCACGCCGCCCGCCACGGCCTGCGCCTCTTCCCCGGCGCCAGCATGGGCGTCGACCCCCTCCCAGACCAGTACCTGCGCCTCCCCTTCACCCTCCACCCCGACCACATCCCCGAAGCGGTCACTCGACTCTCACGGGCATGGGCGGAATTCACCAGCAGAGGGAGTGAACGGCTGGCGTGA
- a CDS encoding 2,3-bisphosphoglycerate-independent phosphoglycerate mutase codes for MSDLLDTIRDLAKPTDSKILMVVLDGIGGLPLELGGDTELATAKTPNLDALAAQSQLGAVELVGAGITPGSGPGHLSLFGYDPLKYVVGRGALSAVGIGVKLGAGDVAVRGNFATLAAGRVVQDRRAGRPSDEKNAEIVGKLKAAISGIDGTPVEIYTESEHRFVVVFRAGSGAALGANLSDVDPQATGVQPLTAHAHDDASKKTAHLVNTFVERAEETLKDEEQVNGVLFRGYSDVPHFPSFDDAYQLKAACIASYPMYKGLASLVGMDVLTVEGEEDALDGKVQALKDNWDKYDFFYFHVKKTDSTGEDGDFKAKVKKIELFDALLPQLLALNPDVIAIVGDHSTPSRLATHSWHPVPLLIRSDYGRKDAAARYTEDEAVKGSLGLRRGTDLMPLLMANALKLNKYGA; via the coding sequence ATGAGCGACCTTCTGGATACCATCCGCGACCTCGCCAAGCCCACCGACAGCAAGATCCTGATGGTCGTCCTCGACGGCATCGGCGGCCTGCCCCTGGAACTCGGCGGAGACACCGAACTCGCCACGGCAAAGACCCCCAACCTCGACGCGCTGGCCGCGCAGAGCCAGCTGGGGGCCGTCGAACTGGTCGGCGCCGGCATCACGCCCGGCAGCGGCCCCGGCCACCTCAGCCTCTTCGGGTACGACCCCCTGAAGTACGTCGTCGGACGCGGCGCCCTGAGCGCCGTCGGCATCGGCGTGAAACTCGGCGCGGGCGACGTCGCCGTGCGCGGCAACTTCGCCACCCTCGCAGCGGGCCGCGTCGTGCAGGACCGCCGCGCCGGCCGCCCCAGCGACGAGAAGAACGCCGAGATCGTGGGCAAACTCAAGGCCGCCATCAGTGGCATCGACGGCACGCCCGTCGAGATCTACACCGAGTCGGAACACCGTTTCGTGGTCGTCTTCCGGGCCGGCAGCGGCGCCGCCCTCGGCGCGAACCTCAGCGACGTGGACCCCCAGGCGACCGGAGTGCAACCCCTGACCGCCCACGCCCACGACGACGCCAGCAAAAAGACCGCCCACCTCGTCAACACCTTCGTAGAGCGCGCCGAAGAAACCCTCAAAGACGAGGAGCAGGTCAACGGCGTCCTCTTCCGCGGGTACAGCGACGTCCCCCACTTCCCCAGCTTCGACGACGCCTACCAGCTCAAAGCCGCCTGCATCGCCAGCTACCCCATGTACAAGGGCCTCGCCAGCCTCGTCGGCATGGACGTCCTGACGGTCGAAGGCGAAGAAGACGCCCTGGACGGCAAGGTCCAGGCCCTCAAAGACAACTGGGACAAGTACGACTTCTTCTACTTCCACGTCAAGAAGACCGACAGCACCGGCGAGGACGGCGACTTTAAAGCCAAGGTCAAGAAGATCGAACTGTTCGACGCCCTGCTCCCCCAGCTGCTCGCCCTGAACCCCGACGTGATCGCCATCGTCGGCGACCACAGCACCCCCAGCCGACTCGCCACGCACTCCTGGCACCCCGTGCCCCTCCTGATCCGCAGCGACTACGGCCGCAAAGACGCCGCTGCCCGCTACACCGAGGACGAAGCCGTCAAAGGCAGCCTCGGCCTGCGTAGAGGCACCGACCTGATGCCCCTGCTGATGGCCAACGCCCTGAAACTCAACAAGTACGGCGCGTAA
- the trmH gene encoding tRNA (guanosine(18)-2'-O)-methyltransferase TrmH has translation MTPERYAKIMRVLSKRQPTLTVLMDQVNKPHNLSAIIRTCDAVGVLEAHAVAPKGGKLAEFEGHTFEATSGSAHKWVTVNRHEDAAQAVRDLQAQGVQVLATHLSQRSVDYRDADYTRPTCVLLGAEKWGVGDEAADAADGNIIIPMFGMVQSLNVSVAAATILFEAQRQRLAAGMYDAPQLTPQALADRAFEWAYPDLAPAYRERGEAYPALDEHGQILA, from the coding sequence ATGACCCCGGAGCGTTACGCGAAAATCATGCGGGTGCTGAGCAAACGCCAGCCGACCCTGACCGTCCTGATGGACCAGGTGAACAAACCCCACAACCTGTCCGCCATCATCCGCACCTGCGACGCCGTCGGCGTTCTCGAGGCGCACGCCGTGGCCCCGAAGGGTGGGAAACTCGCGGAATTCGAGGGGCACACCTTTGAGGCTACGTCCGGCAGCGCCCACAAGTGGGTGACCGTCAACCGCCACGAGGACGCCGCGCAGGCCGTGCGTGACCTGCAGGCGCAGGGCGTGCAGGTGCTCGCCACGCACCTCTCGCAGCGCAGCGTGGATTACCGCGACGCCGACTACACCCGCCCCACCTGCGTGCTGCTGGGCGCCGAGAAGTGGGGCGTGGGCGACGAGGCCGCCGACGCCGCCGACGGGAACATCATCATCCCCATGTTCGGCATGGTGCAGAGCCTGAACGTCTCGGTGGCCGCCGCGACCATCCTGTTCGAAGCGCAGCGCCAGCGCCTCGCCGCCGGGATGTACGACGCGCCGCAACTGACCCCGCAGGCCCTCGCGGACCGCGCCTTCGAGTGGGCTTACCCAGACCTGGCCCCCGCCTACCGCGAGCGCGGCGAGGCCTACCCCGCGCTGGACGAGCACGGGCAGATCCTGGCCTGA
- a CDS encoding MBL fold metallo-hydrolase, translated as MTDAAPLPARHVTDGGTRVYTLPVRAFPNFRANTYLLVRGDPHAPSYAALVDTGGSGPDNLGDLQAGFAAVRAGHGEAVSLDTLTRIVITHPHPDHLGGLSALREHKDAPVAAFHSAVPFIEQPGAIRAAWLTLPDAQAAWLGLPPGGELDGRIRRRGSNLTVPHGTPVATPLHDGDVLDDLLHVIHTPGHEGNQICLRVDEVLLSADHLLPLNSPPLMPARFLRGSGVAAYLDSLDRVERLDGVILALGGHDGPMPDPHARIHALRARTHEKLDGLLAACTHPMTIHDLLLALHPRLRSIQAVLLLDQTAALTEYLAGTGALSETAREDGAGLFTRA; from the coding sequence ATGACCGACGCTGCCCCTCTTCCCGCGCGGCACGTCACGGATGGCGGTACGCGCGTGTACACGTTGCCTGTGCGGGCCTTCCCGAACTTCCGCGCGAACACTTACCTGCTGGTGCGCGGCGACCCGCACGCGCCCTCGTACGCGGCGCTGGTGGATACCGGCGGGAGCGGCCCGGACAATCTGGGGGACCTTCAGGCCGGATTTGCGGCGGTGCGGGCCGGGCACGGCGAGGCGGTGAGCCTGGACACCCTGACCCGGATCGTGATTACGCACCCGCACCCGGATCACCTGGGCGGCCTGAGCGCCCTGCGTGAGCACAAGGACGCGCCCGTGGCGGCGTTCCACAGCGCCGTGCCGTTCATCGAGCAGCCCGGCGCGATCCGCGCGGCGTGGCTGACCCTGCCCGACGCGCAGGCCGCGTGGCTGGGCCTGCCGCCCGGGGGTGAACTGGACGGCCGCATCCGCCGCCGGGGCTCGAACCTGACCGTCCCGCACGGCACTCCGGTCGCCACGCCCCTGCACGACGGGGACGTGCTGGACGACCTGCTGCACGTCATCCACACGCCGGGGCACGAGGGCAACCAGATCTGCCTGCGCGTGGACGAGGTGCTGCTGAGCGCCGATCATCTGCTGCCGCTGAACTCGCCGCCGCTGATGCCCGCCCGCTTCCTGCGCGGCAGTGGCGTGGCCGCCTACCTGGACTCACTGGACCGCGTGGAGCGGCTGGACGGCGTGATCCTCGCGCTGGGTGGACACGACGGCCCCATGCCCGACCCCCACGCCCGCATTCACGCGCTGCGGGCGCGCACGCACGAGAAACTGGACGGCCTGCTGGCCGCCTGCACGCACCCCATGACCATCCATGACCTGCTGCTCGCGCTGCACCCGCGCCTGCGGTCCATTCAGGCGGTGCTGCTGCTCGACCAGACCGCCGCGCTGACCGAGTACCTCGCCGGAACAGGCGCCCTGAGCGAGACTGCGCGCGAGGACGGCGCGGGCCTGTTCACCCGGGCCTGA